The Porites lutea chromosome 4, jaPorLute2.1, whole genome shotgun sequence genome contains a region encoding:
- the LOC140933164 gene encoding neuromedin-K receptor-like, whose translation MNSSNQTTTPINVATLAPSHSMGTKFGFTLAYATIFLIALFGNSIGLYVVSAKAPSKRITYLLIKNLAVADLILTLTVMPNAVWIMYFDHNRWFGGTMGTITCKIVFYAITVSIAASVITLTIISIDRFFAIFFPLKLTLFHKHKTITMVIWFVSLLTATPYLLLFKVKKRGDYYLCFPEWPWSEDLKETYLVMRAFHIFAFIAFYALPLLITAVVNCLIARRVWFHKYPGNATSFNKTLTGAARRKVVRMLTIIVAGFALCWLPTYLNHYFLYFQPAVWNKTHIAIWNFNFWLAQANSAINPLFYIALNRSFRNAFLDTTAGLFACPIRVANHCMAWFAEESSASYLSQETEHVARHRQWNGFRSSGSRSVGRNGTGRTHETKL comes from the coding sequence ATGAATTCCAGCAATCAAACAACAACACCTATAAATGTCGCGACATTGGCCCCTTCGCACTCAATGGGAACCAAATTTGGATTCACCCTCGCGTACGCAACGATCTTTTTGATCGCGCTCTTCGGCAATTCTATTGGGCTGTATGTGGTGAGCGCAAAAGCACCTTCGAAACGAATTACTTATCTGCTGATCAAGAACTTGGCAGTTGCTGACCTAATTCTAACCCTGACAGTGATGCCAAACGCTGTTTGGATCATGTATTTCGATCATAACCGCTGGTTCGGTGGAACAATGGGAACTATCACGTGTAAAATTGTATTCTATGCCATCACTGTTTCTATCGCTGCTTCCGTGATAACATTGACTATTATCTCCATCGATCGCTTCTTTGCTATCTTTTTCCCTCTAAAGCTAACTTTGTTCCACAAACATAAAACCATCACAATGGTTATATGGTTCGTCTCATTACTCACTGCTACGCCATACTTATTGTTGTTCAAAGTTAAGAAGCGTGGAGACTATTATCTTTGCTTCCCCGAATGGCCATGGTCTGAGGATCTCAAGGAAACATATCTCGTCATGAGAGCTTTTCACATTTTTGCCTTTATTGCCTTTTATGCACTTCCACTGTTAATAACAGCTGTAGTCAACTGCCTCATTGCACGTAGAGTCTGGTTTCACAAGTATCCAGGCAATGCCACCAGTTTCAACAAAACCTTGACGGGAGCAGCGAGGCGAAAAGTCGTCAGAATGTTAACTATCATCGTTGCCGGTTTCGCCCTATGCTGGCTACCTACCTACCTAAATCACTACTTCTTGTATTTTCAACCAGCTGTTTGGAATAAGACTCACATCGCGATCTGgaatttcaatttttggctGGCGCAAGCAAACAGTGCGATAAATCCTCTCTTTTACATCGCTTTAAACAGAAGCTTTCGCAACGCATTTCTGGATACTACGGCTGGGCTATTCGCATGTCCTATTCGTGTTGCAAATCATTGCATGGCCTGGTTTGCAGAGGAATCATCAGCATCGTACCTTTCCCAAGAAACGGAGCATGTTGCACGACACAGACAGTGGAATGGCTTCCGCTCTTCAGGTAGTAGGTCAGTTGGTCGAAACGGCACTGGAAGAACCCATGAAACCAAGCTGTAA
- the LOC140935228 gene encoding neuromedin-K receptor-like, producing MNSSYQITTPINDATSAPLHSMGTKFGFTLAYATIFLIALFGNSIGLYVVSAKAPSKRITYLLIKNLAVADLILTLTVMPNAVWIMYFDHIRWFGGTMGTITCKIVFYAITVSIAASVITLTIISIDRFFAIFFPLKLTLFHKHKTITMVIWFVSLLAATPYLLLFKVKKPGDYYFCLPEWPWSEDLKETYLVMRAFHIFAFTAFYALPLLITAVVNCLIARRVWFHKYPGNATSFNKTLTGAARRKVVRMLTIIVVGFALCWLPTYLNHYFLYFQPAVWKKTPVAIWNFNFWLAHANSAINPLFYIALNRSFRNAFLDTTAGLFACPIRVANHCMAWFAEESSASYLSQETEHVGQHRQWNGFRSSGSRSVGRNGTGRTHETKL from the coding sequence ATGAATTCCAGCTATCAAATAACAACACCTATAAATGACGCCACATCGGCCCCTTTGCACTCAATGGGAACCAAATTTGGATTCACCCTCGCGTACGCAACGATCTTTTTGATCGCGCTCTTCGGCAATTCTATTGGGCTGTATGTGGTGAGCGCAAAAGCACCTTCGAAACGAATTACTTATCTGCTGATCAAGAACTTGGCAGTTGCTGACCTAATTCTAACCCTAACAGTGATGCCAAACGCTGTTTGGATCATGTATTTCGATCATATCCGCTGGTTCGGTGGAACAATGGGAACTATCACGTGTAAAATTGTATTCTATGCCATCACTGTCTCTATCGCTGCTTCCGTGATAACATTGACTATTATCTCCATCGATCGCTTCTTTGCTATCTTTTTCCCTCTAAAGCTAACTTTGTTCCACAAACATAAAACCATCACAATGGTTATATGGTTCGTCTCATTACTCGCTGCTACGCCATACTTATTGTTGTTCAAAGTTAAAAAGCCTGGAGACTATTATTTTTGCCTCCCCGAATGGCCATGGTCTGAGGATCTCAAGGAAACATATCTCGTCATGAGAGCTTTTCACATTTTTGCCTTTACTGCCTTTTATGCACTTCCACTGTTAATAACAGCTGTAGTCAACTGCCTCATTGCACGTAGAGTCTGGTTTCACAAGTATCCAGGCAATGCCACCAGTTTCAACAAAACCTTGACGGGAGCAGCGAGGCGAAAAGTCGTCAGAATGTTAACTATCATCGTTGTCGGTTTCGCCCTATGCTGGCTACCTACCTACCTAAATCACTACTTCTTGTATTTTCAACCAGCTGTTTGGAAAAAGACTCCCGTCGCGATCTGgaatttcaatttttggctGGCGCACGCAAACAGTGCGATAAATCCTCTCTTTTACATCGCTTTAAACAGAAGCTTTCGCAACGCATTTCTGGATACTACGGCTGGGCTATTCGCATGTCCTATTCGTGTTGCAAATCATTGCATGGCCTGGTTTGCAGAGGAATCATCAGCATCGTACCTTTCCCAAGAAACGGAGCATGTTGGACAACACAGACAGTGGAATGGTTTCCGCTCTTCAGGTAGCAGGTCAGTTGGTCGAAACGGCACTGGAAGAACCCATGAAACCAAGCTGTAA